The following proteins come from a genomic window of Vibrio vulnificus NBRC 15645 = ATCC 27562:
- a CDS encoding pyridoxal phosphate-dependent decarboxylase family protein, whose protein sequence is MTKLMVHAWLEKQNNQISQHFAYCHQKLVKQFFSRDPNLWPIYKIKQVAELVGHKRNLTMPTNPILSKRLAADSYIPHASSQVIKPFEPLALFAAGHSKNWDDPSAVENVISTPSDPAIHGALLATIANPNLVYSEYAGRATELESVVVRQIANLVGYDDQKATGLFTQGGTFCNLYGYLLGLRKCFPDSATTGIGDKKLAFINSQAGHYSNVTNLSLLGVDMSKQLLRTKVNENNQIDLNDLAKQFEYCIRHEITVPTILLTFGTTDTFAIDDVAAVYLLRERLCRQYGLNYRPHIHVDAAVGWTLLFFKEYAFERNELAINTATLEGLEVTNALVKGLRYADSITIDFQKWGYVPYTSSLILVKDRQDMQALKHDAEYFSYFEAQQRNQTHLQSTIECSRSAVGVFSAYSALESIGIEGYQMLIAHGLQNANYLRCLLSKLRNCKVVSGSNQGPCVTFRLYPPEMEESAQALFYRERRLIRQKAYMESIVSSATYHRNNFLARKGRYLKTNWVDSIARTDYNEAGHCLFLPGEKAVFLNPNTQRRSIELFVANLNAT, encoded by the coding sequence ATGACGAAATTAATGGTTCATGCTTGGCTAGAGAAACAAAATAACCAGATATCGCAGCATTTTGCCTATTGTCACCAAAAACTGGTCAAACAGTTCTTTTCCCGCGATCCCAATTTGTGGCCGATCTACAAAATTAAGCAAGTGGCTGAGTTGGTTGGGCATAAACGTAATCTCACCATGCCAACCAATCCCATTTTGTCCAAAAGGCTGGCTGCAGACAGTTACATTCCACACGCTTCCAGCCAAGTGATTAAGCCGTTCGAGCCGTTAGCACTTTTTGCGGCTGGACACAGTAAAAACTGGGATGATCCAAGCGCAGTGGAAAACGTCATTTCAACACCGAGTGATCCTGCCATTCATGGTGCGCTGTTGGCCACCATCGCAAATCCCAATTTGGTTTACAGCGAGTACGCTGGGCGAGCCACCGAATTAGAAAGTGTTGTGGTACGGCAAATCGCAAACCTAGTAGGATACGATGACCAAAAAGCCACGGGGCTTTTCACGCAAGGCGGGACGTTTTGCAACCTCTACGGTTATTTACTTGGGTTACGCAAGTGTTTCCCTGATTCAGCCACAACGGGTATTGGGGATAAGAAACTGGCGTTTATCAATTCCCAAGCGGGGCACTACTCCAACGTCACCAATCTTTCACTACTTGGTGTGGATATGAGCAAACAACTGCTTCGCACCAAGGTCAATGAAAACAACCAAATTGACCTCAATGATCTGGCAAAGCAATTTGAGTATTGCATTCGCCATGAAATCACCGTCCCGACGATTTTGTTGACCTTTGGCACCACCGATACTTTTGCGATAGACGACGTGGCTGCCGTTTACTTGTTGCGAGAGCGCTTATGTCGCCAGTATGGTTTGAACTACCGGCCACACATTCATGTTGACGCTGCCGTCGGTTGGACACTGCTCTTTTTTAAAGAATATGCTTTTGAGCGGAATGAATTGGCGATAAATACCGCAACCTTAGAAGGATTAGAGGTCACCAATGCCTTAGTCAAGGGCTTGCGCTACGCCGATTCCATCACCATTGATTTTCAGAAGTGGGGCTATGTACCTTACACCTCCAGTTTGATTTTGGTGAAAGATCGTCAAGATATGCAGGCGTTAAAACACGATGCAGAGTATTTCTCCTATTTCGAAGCGCAACAACGTAATCAAACGCATCTTCAATCCACCATCGAATGTTCTCGCAGTGCGGTGGGGGTATTTTCCGCTTATTCTGCGTTAGAGAGCATTGGCATTGAAGGGTATCAAATGCTGATCGCACACGGCTTGCAGAATGCCAATTATCTGCGCTGTTTGCTCTCTAAATTACGCAATTGCAAAGTGGTCTCTGGCAGTAATCAAGGCCCTTGTGTCACTTTTCGTCTCTATCCGCCAGAGATGGAAGAGAGTGCGCAAGCACTGTTTTACCGAGAACGACGGCTTATCAGGCAAAAGGCGTATATGGAAAGTATCGTTAGCAGCGCGACCTACCATCGCAATAACTTCTTAGCGAGAAAAGGTCGTTATTTGAAAACCAATTGGGTCGATTCGATTGCCAGAACCGATTACAACGAAGCAGGGCATTGCCTTTTTTTACCCGGCGAAAAAGCGGTGTTCCTTAACCCCAACACACAGCGGCGAAGCATTGAGCTGTTTGTGGCCAATTTGAATGCCACTTAG
- a CDS encoding methyl-accepting chemotaxis protein yields MNLGFKSRIYSSVALLVALSLGILGTLNIISLKEKMVSSLISETQNKLNYHVDELQHAVTTQLKAVELGARHFNAQLSDEQNVNLVRLLAESAGISNIIMAYEDGRSYMSLHKSGISTSEQNFNQREWYQNAKSGNSAKLTDIYVDKITGEKVVSATMPVYYQGQFQGVLLGDILLSDIIKMVSDMRFAGGAATLTDKNAVFFASDDPNDIGKTPSQVSPVFGDMERAFFNQQQGHLQFPYLGIEFDGYFQRVNLTQDQYWTLMVFVDQDTALAGVREAQNEAIVTGVILLLVSAVVMVLTLEHAYKPLLKLKKTVLGLSKGSGDLTARLTVEGGDDLAQISEGFNRFVQSLQGMMLQVSEASQNISSNIVQLNQTAVENEKVLITHSAETDQVVTAITEMSESARSVAENVTQSNRITEGASKEAKQSLEIVNNAVTTVSALVNDVEEMSNRIVSMNQDANKISEVLNVIGEISEQTNLLALNAAIEAARAGEQGRGFAVVADEVRALAARTQNSTTEISEMLSKLLDGTSSVVASMERTKQQCQSTASKTSEVSNSLNLMSGSVRDIDDVSTQIAAATEEQSTVAAELSRNMLAIRDIVTNLVASGRQTVAATESLADSNHELDKLVSNFKLQ; encoded by the coding sequence ATGAATCTAGGCTTTAAATCGCGCATTTATTCCAGCGTGGCGTTGTTGGTTGCCTTATCTTTAGGCATCTTGGGTACGCTAAATATCATTTCTTTAAAAGAAAAGATGGTCTCATCTTTGATTTCTGAAACTCAGAATAAACTCAATTATCACGTTGATGAACTGCAACACGCGGTGACGACACAGCTTAAAGCGGTTGAGTTAGGGGCGCGTCATTTTAATGCTCAGCTCAGCGACGAGCAGAATGTTAATCTTGTGCGCCTTCTGGCTGAGAGTGCTGGTATTTCGAACATCATCATGGCCTATGAAGATGGCCGATCGTACATGTCTCTCCACAAGTCCGGTATTAGTACCTCGGAGCAAAACTTCAACCAAAGAGAGTGGTATCAAAATGCCAAAAGCGGCAACAGTGCCAAACTCACCGATATTTATGTTGATAAAATTACCGGTGAGAAAGTGGTCAGTGCAACGATGCCGGTTTATTACCAAGGTCAGTTCCAAGGGGTTTTACTCGGCGATATCTTGTTGTCGGACATCATTAAAATGGTGAGTGATATGCGCTTTGCTGGTGGAGCGGCAACGTTAACCGATAAAAATGCGGTGTTTTTTGCCAGTGACGATCCCAATGATATTGGGAAGACTCCTTCACAAGTGAGCCCCGTTTTTGGTGATATGGAACGTGCTTTTTTTAATCAGCAGCAAGGCCATTTGCAGTTTCCTTATCTTGGTATTGAGTTTGATGGCTATTTCCAGCGTGTCAATTTAACCCAAGATCAATACTGGACCTTGATGGTGTTTGTCGATCAGGACACCGCGTTGGCGGGGGTACGAGAAGCGCAAAATGAAGCGATCGTGACAGGGGTGATCTTACTTCTGGTCAGTGCGGTGGTGATGGTGTTAACACTGGAGCATGCTTATAAACCATTGCTCAAATTGAAAAAAACCGTACTAGGATTATCAAAAGGTTCTGGCGATTTAACCGCGAGACTGACGGTTGAAGGGGGAGATGACCTTGCGCAGATCAGTGAAGGGTTCAACCGCTTTGTGCAGAGCTTACAGGGCATGATGTTGCAAGTGTCTGAAGCAAGCCAAAATATTTCCTCTAACATTGTGCAGCTCAATCAAACGGCGGTGGAAAACGAAAAAGTGTTGATCACCCACTCAGCAGAAACCGATCAGGTGGTAACGGCAATTACCGAGATGAGTGAAAGTGCGCGCTCAGTGGCGGAAAACGTCACTCAGTCGAATAGAATTACCGAAGGTGCGAGTAAAGAAGCCAAGCAATCTCTAGAGATTGTCAACAACGCGGTGACTACCGTCAGTGCCTTGGTGAACGATGTGGAGGAGATGTCCAATCGCATTGTCAGCATGAACCAAGACGCCAACAAAATCAGTGAAGTGTTGAACGTGATTGGTGAGATTTCTGAGCAAACCAATTTGCTGGCATTGAACGCCGCGATTGAAGCGGCACGCGCTGGTGAACAGGGCCGCGGATTTGCCGTTGTCGCCGATGAGGTACGTGCTTTGGCTGCGAGAACGCAGAACAGTACGACAGAAATTTCAGAAATGTTGTCAAAACTGCTCGATGGTACCTCTAGCGTGGTTGCATCAATGGAACGCACTAAACAGCAATGCCAATCAACCGCCAGCAAGACGTCGGAAGTCTCCAACAGTCTCAACTTAATGAGCGGTTCTGTACGAGATATTGATGATGTCAGTACGCAAATTGCCGCAGCGACGGAAGAGCAAAGCACCGTGGCGGCTGAGCTAAGTCGCAATATGCTGGCCATTCGAGATATTGTCACCAATCTGGTGGCAAGTGGCCGTCAAACGGTTGCTGCGACGGAGTCTCTGGCCGATTCCAACCACGAACTCGATAAACTCGTGTCCAATTTCAAACTGCAATAA
- a CDS encoding sulfite exporter TauE/SafE family protein: MPETSVLLAVFLIFLGSFVQTAIGFGLAIVSAPLLIMVAPEYVPAPICLVALFISILNAFKHKSSVEIGGLKMALIGRVPGSIAGGALLVLVSTNVLALWIGILVLFAVAVSLLPFRIEPTPMRMTIAGFFSGLFGTSSGIGGPPMALLLQHQEANQLRGNLSAFFVFSSLISLLIQIPAGFFTLYHLKITLPLIPAAWLGYKLALLTTASLPKEQIRIGALTLCGLSGIGAVWQSF, translated from the coding sequence ATGCCAGAAACATCTGTATTGTTAGCGGTTTTTTTGATTTTTCTTGGCTCGTTTGTGCAAACAGCAATTGGCTTTGGTTTAGCCATTGTTTCGGCACCCTTGTTGATTATGGTTGCTCCAGAATATGTACCAGCGCCTATCTGTCTAGTGGCACTGTTTATCTCCATTCTCAATGCGTTCAAGCACAAAAGCAGTGTTGAGATTGGCGGCCTAAAAATGGCGTTGATCGGTCGAGTGCCAGGCTCGATTGCAGGCGGGGCTTTATTGGTATTGGTCAGCACCAATGTATTGGCCTTGTGGATCGGCATACTGGTATTGTTTGCTGTGGCGGTAAGTTTGCTGCCATTTCGCATCGAACCCACTCCCATGCGTATGACGATAGCGGGTTTCTTTTCTGGCCTATTTGGTACAAGTTCAGGTATCGGTGGGCCGCCAATGGCATTGTTGCTTCAGCACCAAGAAGCGAATCAGTTACGCGGTAATCTTTCAGCGTTTTTTGTTTTTAGCTCGCTGATATCACTTCTCATCCAGATCCCAGCTGGTTTCTTCACCCTGTATCACCTAAAAATCACGTTACCTTTAATTCCGGCAGCTTGGCTGGGTTACAAGTTGGCCCTATTAACGACAGCAAGCTTACCAAAAGAGCAGATCCGTATCGGTGCTTTAACCCTTTGTGGTTTAAGTGGCATTGGCGCGGTTTGGCAAAGTTTTTAA
- a CDS encoding metallophosphoesterase → MEFKHRFIDGSRYQRIFVIGDIHGKLALLQDTLKRVDFHGERDLLISVGDLIDRGPDSVGVLDYYQTHDWFEAVMGNHEWMMVNALDAQNKLERSEKEAYFIKIWHRNGCEWSQNLTGAEKQRLRDAVAQLPSVITVDLEDGRRFGISHAQPHSLDWNEMIDWQGDMWDNPRWIWGRTRIVEEEPQAIANVDLTLHGHTRSDGVKIVANSLFIDTASNDDYQGAFSLYELRTGEVFVGVKQSALV, encoded by the coding sequence ATGGAATTTAAGCATCGGTTTATCGATGGAAGCCGATATCAACGGATTTTTGTGATTGGTGATATCCACGGCAAATTGGCCTTGTTACAGGACACACTCAAACGCGTGGATTTTCACGGTGAACGCGATCTGCTGATCTCCGTCGGTGATCTGATTGATCGCGGCCCCGACTCGGTTGGCGTTTTGGATTACTATCAAACGCATGATTGGTTTGAAGCGGTGATGGGAAACCATGAATGGATGATGGTCAACGCGTTGGATGCACAAAACAAACTGGAGCGTTCAGAGAAGGAAGCGTACTTCATTAAAATATGGCATCGAAATGGCTGTGAATGGTCGCAAAATCTAACCGGTGCTGAAAAACAGAGGCTGCGGGATGCGGTAGCCCAATTGCCGAGCGTGATTACGGTGGATTTGGAAGATGGCCGCCGCTTTGGCATTTCACATGCTCAGCCCCACTCGCTAGATTGGAACGAAATGATCGATTGGCAAGGAGATATGTGGGACAACCCTCGCTGGATTTGGGGAAGAACGCGTATTGTGGAAGAAGAGCCACAAGCGATTGCCAATGTTGATTTAACACTACACGGGCACACTCGCAGTGACGGGGTGAAAATAGTGGCCAACAGTCTCTTTATTGATACGGCCTCCAACGACGATTATCAGGGTGCATTTAGCCTTTATGAACTGCGTACGGGCGAGGTTTTTGTTGGGGTAAAACAGAGCGCACTCGTTTAA
- a CDS encoding aromatic amino acid transport family protein produces the protein MKESRETLNFSDTLPTKTWTKHDTHWVLSLFGTAVGAGILFLPINLGIGGFWPLVLLALLAFPMTFWGHRALARFVLSSKQADADFTDVVEEHFGAKAGRLISLLYFLSIFPILLIYGVGITNTVDSFMVNQAGMESLPRVLLSGVLVFSLIAIMLGGEKLMLRAFAAMVYPLATILAFLSLYLIPSWQLPSLALPSAGDFLQTVWLAVPVVIFSFSHAAAISSFVGVQKRHYGEQANGKSEQILQRTSIMLIAFVLLFVFSCVLSLSPEQLAQAKAQNVSVLSYLANATENPFIATFGPLVAFIAITSSFLGHFLGARESLNGLLTKHTSMPIQRADKMTIVSLFISIWIAAVINPSILGMMETLSGPVIAMILFIMPVYAIYQVDSLRIYRGKATTVFVLLTGLLAVSALLFAII, from the coding sequence GTGAAAGAATCTCGAGAAACGTTAAATTTTAGTGACACGCTGCCTACTAAAACTTGGACAAAACACGACACTCATTGGGTATTGAGTTTATTCGGCACCGCCGTGGGGGCTGGCATTCTCTTTCTGCCTATCAACCTAGGAATCGGCGGATTTTGGCCCTTGGTGCTGTTAGCGCTTTTGGCGTTTCCCATGACATTTTGGGGCCATCGTGCACTTGCGCGATTTGTGCTCTCGTCAAAACAAGCCGATGCGGACTTTACCGATGTTGTCGAGGAACACTTTGGAGCGAAAGCAGGTCGTCTGATTTCCTTGCTCTATTTCTTGTCGATATTCCCCATTCTGCTCATTTATGGCGTGGGCATCACCAACACGGTTGACAGCTTTATGGTCAATCAAGCGGGAATGGAATCATTGCCTCGAGTGCTGCTGTCTGGTGTATTGGTTTTCAGCCTAATTGCCATCATGCTCGGCGGTGAGAAGCTCATGCTGCGTGCATTTGCAGCCATGGTTTACCCACTCGCCACCATACTGGCGTTTTTGTCGCTTTATCTCATCCCGAGTTGGCAACTGCCTTCCTTGGCACTACCTTCTGCCGGCGATTTTCTACAAACCGTCTGGTTAGCCGTGCCTGTGGTGATCTTCTCGTTTAGCCATGCCGCTGCCATTTCCAGCTTCGTTGGCGTGCAAAAACGCCATTACGGTGAGCAGGCGAATGGTAAATCAGAACAGATTCTTCAGCGTACCAGCATCATGCTGATTGCTTTTGTACTGCTGTTTGTTTTCTCCTGCGTACTCTCTTTAAGCCCAGAGCAATTGGCGCAAGCAAAAGCACAAAATGTGTCGGTACTTTCCTATTTAGCCAATGCAACAGAGAACCCATTTATTGCGACTTTTGGCCCTCTGGTTGCATTTATCGCCATTACGTCGTCATTCCTTGGCCATTTTTTAGGAGCACGAGAAAGCCTAAACGGATTGCTAACCAAGCACACGTCAATGCCAATTCAACGCGCCGATAAAATGACCATCGTCAGCTTGTTTATCTCAATTTGGATTGCTGCAGTGATCAACCCGAGCATTCTCGGCATGATGGAAACCTTATCTGGCCCAGTCATCGCTATGATCCTGTTTATCATGCCGGTTTACGCTATTTACCAAGTTGATTCATTAAGAATCTATCGTGGTAAAGCCACGACTGTGTTTGTTTTGCTGACAGGGCTACTGGCCGTTTCTGCGTTGCTGTTTGCGATTATCTAA
- a CDS encoding STAS/SEC14 domain-containing protein, whose product MNNQRHGITFGIERIGSQTILVFKATGTLTHQDYQAIAPVLEAALAGINRQQMNMLADISEFSGWEPRAAWDDFQLGLKIGFSVNKVAVYGDKNWQELAAKVGSWFISGEMKSFSDYDSAITWLAD is encoded by the coding sequence GTGAATAATCAACGTCACGGCATCACGTTTGGCATTGAGCGTATTGGCTCACAAACCATATTGGTTTTTAAAGCAACGGGCACACTCACCCATCAAGATTATCAAGCGATCGCTCCGGTACTGGAAGCAGCCCTTGCGGGCATCAATCGACAACAGATGAATATGCTCGCAGACATTAGTGAGTTTTCAGGCTGGGAGCCTAGAGCTGCCTGGGATGACTTCCAACTGGGTCTAAAAATCGGCTTCAGCGTCAATAAAGTTGCTGTTTATGGTGACAAAAATTGGCAAGAACTCGCAGCCAAAGTAGGTAGCTGGTTTATTTCTGGCGAGATGAAATCGTTTAGTGATTATGACTCGGCAATCACATGGCTGGCGGATTAA
- a CDS encoding PilZ domain-containing protein: MQNHDDQKRKYYRLKYPVKALPRVRINGDVYHVNEVSEGGLRVTLSSIHQFHQGLMIRGTLQLLNCVLAIEGRILRFDQDEVVLKLSKGPSFKHMAAEQRYLLQHFPTHIHMLRRAAANQVA; encoded by the coding sequence ATGCAAAATCATGACGATCAAAAGCGAAAGTATTACCGCTTAAAATATCCTGTGAAGGCACTACCACGTGTCCGTATCAACGGTGATGTGTACCACGTGAATGAAGTTTCCGAAGGGGGCTTACGGGTTACACTCTCTAGCATCCATCAGTTTCATCAAGGTCTGATGATTCGGGGAACGTTGCAGCTGCTCAATTGTGTGTTGGCTATCGAAGGGCGTATTTTACGTTTCGATCAAGATGAAGTGGTGTTAAAGCTCTCTAAAGGCCCGAGTTTCAAGCATATGGCAGCAGAGCAACGTTATCTCTTGCAGCATTTTCCAACTCATATTCATATGCTGCGCCGAGCGGCGGCGAATCAAGTCGCGTGA
- a CDS encoding M4 family metallopeptidase — protein MTFKTTIIATCLLAAAPSSMAENGPNAHPSPSLKGLQAKNFVLPDNATLVKRFALGHSGMETQRFQQHFQNAIVFGGEISLITAASGDVVTVIGRRYDHLLSSNSVKLKAEAAKGIVMMKIGGHGRWTTNLFINPSNGLFFYIVENQRADSRWHYWIDAETGEVLNAYDGLTTGSGTGVHGDSKDLSGLTTFNRGNFEMVSANGRLSTYDAGGRSRLPGALATDSDDQWVEPGRTSPGQAAMVDAHFFANVTDSYFLSVLQFNWLSHYSQGMVSTAHVKRNYNNAYWNGYQMAYGDGDGITFINLSGDLDVVGHELSHGLTDATSDLIYQNESGALNEAFSDIMGTNIEFYYGSGNWTIGEDITPNSNGIRNMADPGEDGDPSHYNERYTGTGDNGGVHINSGIINHWYYLLVNGGQNADGQFASGSDVAGIGLDAATQIVYNGFTSLPPNADFCLARAATDAVAGTYSANVLDAWDEVGVTETLCSGSGGGSGGTGGDIAISNVSSRTIKGVKFQISWDTDVASSTEVTFSCCGTYVKNEQVTSHSYNFNGSKGVTYEYYVTSKVYDSAGNVASSATAGPFVHQN, from the coding sequence ATGACTTTCAAAACCACCATCATCGCAACTTGCCTGCTCGCAGCCGCTCCTTCAAGCATGGCAGAAAATGGTCCCAACGCTCATCCAAGTCCTAGCTTGAAAGGTCTTCAAGCGAAAAACTTTGTCCTTCCAGACAACGCCACCTTGGTGAAACGCTTTGCGCTTGGTCATTCCGGAATGGAAACACAGCGCTTTCAGCAGCACTTTCAAAATGCCATTGTATTTGGCGGAGAAATCAGTCTCATCACGGCGGCCAGTGGCGATGTCGTCACGGTGATTGGTCGTCGCTATGACCATTTACTCTCAAGTAATTCCGTCAAACTGAAAGCCGAAGCGGCCAAAGGCATCGTGATGATGAAAATTGGTGGCCATGGACGGTGGACGACCAACCTGTTTATTAACCCATCCAATGGACTGTTCTTTTATATCGTAGAAAATCAACGTGCTGACAGCCGTTGGCACTATTGGATTGATGCCGAAACCGGCGAAGTGCTCAATGCTTATGATGGATTAACCACCGGCAGCGGAACCGGTGTTCATGGGGATAGCAAAGATCTGTCCGGGCTGACCACATTTAATCGCGGCAATTTCGAAATGGTCTCTGCAAATGGTCGCCTTTCTACCTATGATGCCGGTGGCCGCAGTCGACTACCCGGAGCTCTAGCCACAGATAGTGACGATCAATGGGTGGAACCTGGCCGCACTTCCCCTGGCCAAGCGGCGATGGTCGATGCGCATTTCTTTGCCAATGTGACTGACAGTTACTTTTTGAGCGTGCTGCAATTCAACTGGTTGAGTCACTATTCGCAGGGGATGGTGTCAACCGCCCATGTTAAACGCAACTATAACAACGCCTATTGGAATGGCTATCAAATGGCTTACGGAGATGGGGATGGCATCACCTTCATTAATTTATCCGGCGATTTAGATGTGGTGGGACACGAACTTTCGCACGGCTTGACCGACGCAACCAGCGATCTGATTTACCAAAATGAATCTGGCGCACTCAATGAAGCATTTTCCGACATCATGGGCACCAACATTGAGTTTTACTATGGCAGTGGCAACTGGACCATCGGCGAAGACATCACGCCAAATTCAAACGGCATCCGTAATATGGCTGATCCGGGAGAAGATGGCGATCCCTCTCACTACAATGAACGATACACAGGCACTGGTGACAATGGTGGTGTGCACATCAACAGTGGCATCATCAACCACTGGTATTACTTATTAGTCAATGGCGGGCAAAATGCTGATGGACAGTTTGCCTCAGGTAGCGATGTGGCGGGTATCGGTTTGGATGCCGCAACGCAAATCGTATATAACGGTTTTACTTCCCTGCCACCCAATGCGGATTTCTGTTTAGCGCGCGCCGCCACAGATGCCGTTGCTGGTACCTACTCCGCCAACGTCCTTGACGCTTGGGATGAAGTGGGCGTGACCGAAACGCTCTGTAGTGGTAGCGGTGGTGGTTCAGGTGGTACTGGCGGTGATATCGCGATATCCAATGTAAGTAGTCGCACCATCAAAGGAGTGAAATTCCAAATCAGCTGGGATACGGATGTCGCCTCATCGACGGAAGTGACCTTTTCTTGCTGCGGCACGTATGTAAAAAACGAGCAAGTGACGTCACACTCGTATAATTTCAACGGTTCTAAAGGGGTGACTTATGAGTATTACGTCACCTCGAAAGTCTATGATTCTGCTGGCAATGTGGCCTCTAGCGCCACAGCGGGTCCTTTTGTTCACCAAAACTAG
- a CDS encoding MgtC/SapB family protein produces the protein MDFNQLVSGQHPVWNVIIALLLGAIIGTQRGWVMRNSAEGSRVAGIRTFSLVGLLGGLTALLASHTSPFVLGFALLALVALASIAFIIQQKNSQDISITGVVSLLVTFVIGSLAVVGEAVLAASAAVITAVVLDNKKELHQGLQRLQEYELDAALRLMMISVVLLPLLPNQTYGPWNALNPYEIWWMVVLIASISFVGYFAIKIGGAKRGVLFTSVFAGLSSSTALTLQFSNLSREQPTISPLLASGILLSCGTMFPRLLVVLSVLNPALVTQLWPIVLLMMAALYLPAWWIWRYSDVEFNEQAGKQTNPLALQSALFFGVILAVIMLLSHALSEWFGSAGTLILAALSGITDVDAISLALGRQSTQGLSVSTAALGVFIAASVNTLVKMGMVVAIGDRKLWKRVAPVMLTSVAIGGATFWIL, from the coding sequence ATGGATTTCAATCAACTGGTTAGCGGTCAACACCCCGTGTGGAATGTCATTATTGCGTTGCTGCTTGGGGCGATCATTGGCACACAGCGTGGCTGGGTGATGCGAAACAGCGCTGAAGGCAGCCGTGTGGCGGGGATTCGCACCTTCTCCTTAGTCGGTTTACTGGGCGGGTTAACGGCATTGCTCGCCAGTCACACATCGCCTTTCGTACTTGGTTTTGCTTTGCTCGCCTTGGTGGCTCTGGCTTCTATTGCCTTCATTATTCAGCAAAAAAACAGCCAAGATATCAGCATTACTGGCGTTGTCAGTTTGCTGGTGACGTTTGTGATTGGCAGCTTAGCCGTAGTGGGCGAGGCCGTATTGGCGGCATCGGCAGCGGTGATCACTGCCGTTGTATTAGATAACAAAAAGGAGCTTCATCAAGGATTGCAGCGTCTGCAAGAATATGAACTGGACGCCGCTTTACGGTTGATGATGATCTCTGTGGTGTTACTGCCTTTGTTGCCGAACCAAACCTATGGCCCTTGGAATGCCTTGAATCCGTATGAGATTTGGTGGATGGTGGTGCTGATCGCCAGCATTTCCTTTGTGGGGTACTTTGCGATCAAAATCGGCGGCGCCAAACGTGGAGTGTTATTTACCTCCGTTTTTGCCGGACTGAGTTCGTCAACAGCACTGACACTGCAATTTTCCAATCTTTCTCGAGAACAACCAACGATTAGCCCTTTGCTTGCCAGTGGCATACTGCTCAGCTGTGGCACCATGTTTCCACGTTTACTGGTGGTGCTTTCGGTGCTAAACCCGGCCTTGGTGACACAGTTGTGGCCGATCGTGCTATTGATGATGGCAGCCTTGTATCTTCCTGCTTGGTGGATCTGGCGCTATAGCGATGTGGAGTTTAACGAGCAAGCAGGCAAACAAACTAACCCTCTTGCTCTTCAATCGGCGTTGTTCTTTGGCGTGATTTTGGCGGTGATTATGCTGCTTTCTCACGCGTTATCTGAGTGGTTTGGTAGCGCTGGTACACTCATCCTTGCCGCGCTCTCGGGCATTACCGATGTGGATGCCATCTCGCTTGCTTTGGGGCGACAAAGCACGCAGGGCTTAAGTGTCAGCACCGCGGCGTTGGGGGTGTTTATCGCCGCTTCCGTCAATACGTTAGTCAAAATGGGCATGGTGGTAGCGATTGGTGATCGCAAGTTGTGGAAACGTGTGGCGCCGGTGATGCTCACCAGCGTCGCGATTGGCGGCGCGACGTTTTGGATCCTCTAG